A single genomic interval of Elusimicrobiaceae bacterium harbors:
- the purB gene encoding adenylosuccinate lyase: protein MKEDILNPLDGRYKNNLADLRSACAETAFAAARVRAESAWLLVLESLKLPEFKPFCAKERSFLEKIYSLSSDDLEILEKIERQGHNGRPATNHDVKAVEYFMADKLTANGFKAHTHWIHFALTSEDINSLAYGQILSDTVEKVLLPALETLRKELAQRSKKYAGSVMLARTHGQPAVPTTYGKELKVFEIRLARQIAQLKKQQISCKAGGAIGSYNAHLAAYPKVNWPKATQSLVTYLNKGRKIKLFLSPVSTQIDNRDSYAELFDNLRRINTILLDLSQDMWRYISDGLVKQKVIAGEVGSSTMPQKVNPIDFENAEGNLGLANALLTFFSQKLPVSRLQRDLSDSTVLRNMAVAFGYCLLAYRSLLKGLKKTDFDKNVAKMHLLAHPEILAEAYQTILRSACVSGAYEKLKSITRNQHITMEGLRQFVKDLDIEDTVKQKMLALDVLNYIGLASKQAGGEK, encoded by the coding sequence ATGAAAGAAGATATTTTAAACCCTTTAGACGGACGATATAAAAACAATTTGGCAGATTTACGTTCCGCTTGCGCAGAAACTGCTTTTGCGGCTGCTCGCGTACGTGCTGAAAGCGCATGGCTTTTGGTGCTAGAAAGTTTAAAACTGCCTGAATTTAAGCCGTTTTGTGCCAAAGAAAGATCCTTTTTGGAAAAGATATATTCTTTATCTTCAGATGATTTGGAAATTTTAGAAAAAATAGAGCGTCAGGGGCATAACGGTCGCCCGGCCACCAATCATGATGTTAAAGCGGTAGAATATTTTATGGCAGATAAACTGACCGCTAACGGTTTTAAAGCACATACGCATTGGATTCATTTTGCCTTAACAAGTGAAGATATTAACAGTTTGGCTTATGGGCAGATTTTGTCTGACACAGTGGAAAAAGTGCTTTTGCCTGCGCTTGAAACATTGCGCAAAGAGTTGGCTCAGCGCAGCAAAAAATATGCAGGCAGTGTTATGTTGGCCCGTACACATGGACAACCTGCCGTACCGACCACATACGGGAAAGAATTAAAAGTATTTGAAATCCGCTTAGCGCGTCAAATAGCACAACTTAAAAAACAGCAAATATCTTGCAAAGCCGGTGGTGCCATCGGCAGTTATAATGCCCATTTGGCCGCTTATCCAAAGGTTAATTGGCCCAAAGCCACTCAATCTTTGGTGACATATTTAAACAAAGGGCGCAAAATTAAACTTTTTTTAAGTCCTGTTTCTACGCAGATAGACAATCGCGATTCGTATGCCGAACTATTTGATAATTTACGTCGCATCAACACGATTTTGTTGGATTTGAGTCAAGATATGTGGCGTTATATTTCAGACGGTTTGGTAAAACAAAAAGTCATTGCCGGAGAGGTGGGGTCTTCCACCATGCCGCAGAAAGTAAATCCGATTGATTTTGAAAATGCCGAAGGGAATTTGGGGTTGGCTAATGCTTTGCTTACGTTCTTTAGCCAAAAATTGCCTGTTTCTCGTTTGCAACGGGATTTGTCTGACTCTACGGTTTTGCGCAATATGGCGGTGGCTTTCGGATATTGTTTGTTGGCCTATCGTTCATTGCTTAAAGGGCTGAAAAAAACGGATTTTGATAAGAATGTCGCTAAGATGCATTTGTTGGCGCATCCTGAAATATTGGCGGAAGCCTATCAGACTATTTTGCGTTCTGCTTGTGTGAGCGGTGCTTATGAAAAGTTAAAGTCAATCACACGTAATCAGCATATTACGATGGAAGGATTGCGCCAATTTGTAAAAGATTTAGACATAGAAGATACAGTAAAACAAAAAATGCTTGCGCTTGACGTGCTAAACTATATCGGTTTAGCCAGCAAGCAAGCGGGAGGAGAAAAATGA
- a CDS encoding pilin produces the protein MKKGFTLIELLVVVLIIGILSAVALPQYQKTVLKSRTAEAWTNLQSLRTAAKVYCLETNETYIDRNALSIEVEDSEYFQYYMSECSNVDSVIVASYKKSPSFSLGFGSSGARSCKGEGCADIGFSTAGSGRGNCFCSGDCYYMN, from the coding sequence ATGAAAAAAGGTTTTACGCTGATTGAGTTGTTAGTTGTGGTGCTGATTATCGGTATCTTGTCTGCGGTGGCATTGCCGCAATATCAAAAGACGGTGCTTAAAAGCCGCACCGCTGAAGCATGGACCAATTTGCAGTCTTTGAGAACGGCTGCTAAAGTGTATTGTCTGGAAACCAATGAAACATATATAGACAGAAATGCTTTGTCTATCGAGGTAGAAGATTCTGAATATTTTCAATATTATATGTCAGAATGCTCTAACGTTGATAGTGTGATAGTCGCTTCTTATAAAAAATCTCCTAGTTTTTCTTTGGGTTTTGGTTCTTCTGGGGCCAGATCTTGCAAAGGAGAAGGATGTGCTGATATAGGGTTTTCTACGGCCGGTTCCGGTAGAGGAAATTGTTTCTGTTCCGGTGATTGTTATTATATGAATTAG